In Streptomyces capitiformicae, one genomic interval encodes:
- a CDS encoding glutathione S-transferase family protein, which yields MSVGEGNEQYGRKAFKRSKSHFTDRITADGRDGWPVEAGRYRLVVSRACPWASRAVISRRLLGLEEALSMAVVDPIQDDRSWRFTLDPDDRDPVLGIRFLKEAYDARERDYPGGVSVPAIVDVPSGDLVTNDYQRLTLDLATEWTDLHRAGAPDLYPAGLRDEIDAVMAEVYEDVNNGVYRAGFATGQEEYEEACDAVFRRLQALSERLARRRYLVGDTITEADIRLFTTLVRFDAVYHGHFKCNRWKLAEDRVLWAYARDLFQTPGFGDTVDFDHIKRHYYRVHTGINPTGIVPLGPDLSGWLTPHHREELGGRPFGDGTPPGPVPAAEVVPAPGRP from the coding sequence ATGAGCGTCGGCGAGGGGAACGAGCAGTACGGCAGGAAGGCGTTCAAGCGGTCCAAGAGCCACTTCACGGACCGGATCACCGCCGACGGCCGGGACGGCTGGCCTGTGGAGGCGGGCCGCTATCGGCTGGTCGTCAGCCGCGCCTGTCCATGGGCGAGCCGGGCGGTGATCTCCCGGCGGCTGCTCGGCCTGGAGGAGGCGCTGTCGATGGCCGTGGTCGACCCGATCCAGGACGACCGCAGCTGGCGGTTCACCCTGGACCCGGACGACCGCGATCCCGTCCTGGGCATCCGGTTCCTGAAGGAGGCGTACGACGCCCGGGAGCGCGACTACCCCGGGGGTGTCAGCGTCCCGGCGATCGTCGACGTACCCAGCGGCGACCTGGTCACCAACGACTACCAGCGGCTCACGCTCGACCTCGCCACCGAGTGGACGGACCTGCACCGCGCGGGCGCGCCCGACCTGTATCCGGCGGGGCTGCGCGACGAGATCGACGCGGTGATGGCCGAGGTGTACGAGGACGTCAACAACGGTGTGTACCGGGCGGGCTTCGCCACGGGCCAGGAGGAGTACGAGGAGGCTTGCGACGCGGTGTTCCGTCGGCTTCAGGCACTGTCGGAGCGGCTGGCCCGGCGGCGCTATCTCGTCGGCGACACAATCACCGAGGCGGACATCCGGCTGTTCACCACGCTGGTGCGGTTCGACGCCGTCTACCACGGTCACTTCAAGTGCAACCGCTGGAAGCTGGCGGAGGACCGGGTGCTGTGGGCGTACGCCCGTGACCTCTTCCAGACGCCTGGGTTCGGTGACACGGTCGACTTCGACCACATCAAACGGCACTACTACCGGGTGCACACGGGCATCAACCCGACCGGCATCGTGCCGCTCGGCCCCGATCTGTCGGGCTGGCTCACGCCCCACCACCGCGAGGAGCTGGGCGGCCGCCCGTTCGGCGACGGGACGCCGCCGGGGCCGGTGCCCGCCGCGGAGGTCGTGCCCGCGCCAGGGCGTCCCTGA
- a CDS encoding DUF4235 domain-containing protein — protein sequence MAKKKKLPLAYKPLGFALGWVSGALASMAFRATWKAIRHEDDAPDALDRDRGWGEVLLAAAVQGAIFAVVRSAVDRTGAKAIERSTGVWPTAEKGGRD from the coding sequence GTGGCCAAGAAGAAGAAACTGCCCCTTGCCTACAAGCCTCTGGGCTTCGCTCTCGGCTGGGTGAGCGGGGCGCTCGCCTCGATGGCGTTCCGCGCGACGTGGAAGGCGATCCGCCACGAGGACGACGCGCCCGACGCGCTGGACCGGGATCGCGGCTGGGGCGAGGTGCTGCTCGCCGCCGCCGTGCAGGGCGCGATCTTCGCGGTCGTACGCAGCGCGGTGGACCGCACGGGCGCCAAGGCCATCGAGCGGTCCACCGGGGTGTGGCCGACCGCCGAGAAGGGCGGCCGGGACTGA
- a CDS encoding VOC family protein codes for MALVQAGLVVLDCAEPERLAAFYTELLDAEETDATANRVEIQGACGTRLAFRRDVNATPPSWPRPENSLQAHLDFYVEDLDEAERRIVSLGGRPVDTKEPTGPFEERGYSDPAGHSFTLRREHPTAPKSG; via the coding sequence ATGGCACTGGTACAGGCAGGCCTCGTGGTGCTGGACTGCGCCGAACCCGAGAGGCTCGCCGCGTTCTACACGGAACTGCTCGACGCCGAGGAGACGGACGCGACGGCCAACCGCGTCGAGATCCAGGGCGCCTGCGGCACCCGGCTGGCCTTCCGCCGCGACGTCAACGCCACCCCGCCGAGCTGGCCGCGCCCCGAGAACTCCCTCCAGGCCCACCTGGACTTCTACGTCGAGGACCTCGACGAGGCCGAGCGGCGGATCGTCTCCCTCGGTGGGCGCCCGGTGGACACGAAGGAGCCGACCGGGCCGTTCGAGGAGCGCGGCTACTCCGACCCGGCCGGCCATTCCTTCACGCTGCGCCGCGAACACCCCACGGCACCCAAGTCGGGCTGA
- a CDS encoding DUF1304 domain-containing protein: MEIVANVLVALVAALHVYILVMEMFLWQKKPGMGFHGFDAELARRTASMAANQGLYNGFLAAGLVWGLIAGDPTGFRVQIFFLGCVIVAGVYGAATANRRILVAQALPGALALAAVLAAG; encoded by the coding sequence ATGGAGATAGTGGCGAATGTGCTGGTCGCGCTGGTGGCGGCGCTGCATGTGTACATCCTGGTGATGGAGATGTTCCTGTGGCAGAAGAAGCCGGGGATGGGGTTCCACGGCTTCGACGCGGAGCTGGCTCGGCGCACCGCCTCGATGGCGGCCAACCAGGGCCTCTACAACGGGTTCCTCGCGGCCGGGCTGGTGTGGGGGCTGATCGCCGGTGACCCGACCGGCTTCCGGGTCCAGATCTTCTTCCTGGGCTGCGTGATCGTCGCCGGGGTGTACGGCGCCGCCACCGCCAACCGCCGCATCCTCGTCGCCCAAGCGCTTCCCGGCGCGCTCGCGCTGGCCGCCGTCCTCGCCGCCGGATGA
- a CDS encoding TetR/AcrR family transcriptional regulator: MTVEDPRAARTRAKLREALLDECARRPLPEVSVAALVRRAGVGRATFYVHYSDLEALAVDACADVVREAVEALHAWRGRPDPVRAPAALPEFFAGLAPHASLYRALLLPGGGGPLGHVLHRDLRAYSLRERELAGAADAPLVASAVAATFAGVLADWLHGLIEATPQEIADQAWQLLVALHRSR; this comes from the coding sequence ATGACCGTGGAGGACCCCCGGGCCGCCCGCACCCGGGCCAAGCTGCGGGAAGCCCTCCTCGACGAGTGCGCCCGGCGTCCACTGCCCGAGGTCAGCGTGGCCGCGCTGGTCCGCCGGGCGGGGGTCGGCCGGGCCACGTTCTACGTGCACTACTCGGATCTGGAGGCGCTGGCCGTGGACGCCTGCGCCGATGTCGTACGGGAGGCGGTGGAGGCCCTGCACGCGTGGCGTGGCCGGCCCGACCCGGTGCGGGCGCCGGCGGCGCTGCCGGAGTTCTTCGCCGGTCTCGCCCCGCACGCGAGCCTGTACCGCGCCCTGCTGCTCCCCGGAGGCGGCGGCCCGCTCGGCCATGTCCTGCACCGGGACCTGCGTGCCTACAGCCTGCGCGAGCGCGAGCTCGCCGGTGCGGCGGACGCCCCGCTGGTGGCCTCCGCCGTGGCGGCCACCTTCGCGGGCGTCCTCGCCGACTGGCTGCACGGCCTCATCGAGGCCACCCCTCAGGAGATCGCCGACCAGGCCTGGCAGTTGCTGGTCGCGCTGCACCGCAGCCGATGA